The following are encoded in a window of Telmatobacter sp. DSM 110680 genomic DNA:
- a CDS encoding glycoside hydrolase family 38 C-terminal domain-containing protein translates to MFPAIPIFRRISVFGAAVVAVACATIFLAERASAQTAVEAQKVAAEIARVASNLPPESRNVVTRLTLLHELPSGDWKMHGGDLAHGEATNLDESSWQTLTVPGHAPNDAVWFRQTYTIPDTLGGYDLTGARIWFQFHADANGPMPEILYFNGRRVALGDDLEPVVLIDGAKPGEKVTVAVKLLHTVDQKSIRGATLKIDFPENRPNPEDLRTEFLSAAILIPSLAPKDASQMASLNAAIGAVDLKALDAHDQKTFDESLKAAHAKLEALRPLLETATFHLTGNSHIDAAWLWPWTETVDVVKRTFGTALQLMYEYPQYTYTQSAAAYNEWMADKYPDMNGEIKKRIDEGRWEIVGGMWVEPDLNMPDGESLVRQLLVGKRWYKKAYGVDVRIGWNPDSFGYTWQLPQIYKKSGVDYFVTQKMTWNDTNQLPFKLFWWESPDGSKVLAYFPHDYANDNLNPTRLSSDMVQARERATGITDVMDLYGIGDHGGGPTRAILDEGAHWSMPSTPPHVMPKMPFGTAQSYFTNVEKQIAPESKEWNYQSMATGYTPPAAVEGKIAIPTWKSEMYFEYHRGVMTTQANHKRNMRRSEVQVLNAEKWASLAWLDGKNYPGNELTEDWKKVLFNQFHDLAAGSGIGVIYKDAQKDYDVVRYSTNQISSRAMETVDERVNTAGTGTPVVVFNPLGWERSGEVEVRVPGVKAGMSASGAQVVEVKPDEKTDFANVTLHVMRVPALGYKVVWVGGPKRAGEKEESEAEAKDSGNSITLENSTLRVAVDKKSGCITSLFDKKANFETLASGGCGNQLQFFKDNPKDYDAWNIDPGTLDVAPMTIEHADSVELVKTAEPTIRVTSHFQNSKFVQIYSLTAEGDEVNVENQFDWHEAHILFKAAFPLAATGPFATYEIPYGTIDRATTRNNSWEKAQFEVPAMRWADLGDGKHGLSVINNTKYGYDAVGNLLRLTLLRSPKWPDPDADMGHQHFQYALYPHAGTWKDAMTVRHGYEYSYGLHAEATMAHPGMLPASHSFASVTPENVVLTAVKKAEDAKGLIFRVYEWAGKESTVEFHVPPGATAATVTNMQETPEGSALAVTGDVVKAPIHPYEILTVRVDYPNGGPKE, encoded by the coding sequence ATGTTTCCAGCAATTCCGATTTTCCGTCGCATTAGCGTTTTTGGCGCTGCCGTGGTTGCGGTAGCTTGCGCGACTATATTTTTGGCCGAGCGCGCTTCGGCGCAAACAGCAGTTGAAGCCCAGAAGGTGGCAGCGGAGATTGCCCGAGTTGCGTCGAATTTGCCGCCCGAATCGCGCAACGTGGTGACGCGGCTCACGCTGCTGCATGAGCTGCCCAGTGGGGACTGGAAGATGCACGGTGGCGACCTGGCACATGGAGAGGCGACGAATCTCGATGAGTCGAGTTGGCAGACGCTTACCGTGCCCGGCCATGCTCCGAATGATGCGGTGTGGTTCCGGCAGACCTATACCATCCCCGACACTCTCGGCGGCTACGATCTGACTGGCGCGCGAATCTGGTTTCAGTTCCATGCGGATGCGAACGGGCCGATGCCGGAAATTCTGTATTTCAACGGACGGCGCGTGGCGCTCGGCGACGATCTGGAGCCGGTGGTGCTGATTGATGGTGCCAAGCCGGGTGAGAAGGTAACGGTTGCAGTGAAGCTGCTGCACACGGTGGACCAGAAGAGCATTCGTGGCGCCACGCTGAAGATCGACTTTCCTGAGAATCGTCCTAATCCCGAAGACCTGCGCACTGAATTTCTTTCCGCGGCGATCCTGATTCCGTCGCTGGCGCCGAAGGATGCTTCGCAGATGGCTTCGCTGAATGCGGCCATTGGGGCGGTGGATTTAAAGGCACTGGATGCGCACGATCAGAAGACGTTTGACGAGAGCCTGAAGGCAGCGCACGCAAAGCTGGAAGCGCTGCGTCCGCTGCTGGAGACGGCGACGTTCCATCTGACCGGCAATTCGCACATCGACGCAGCATGGCTGTGGCCGTGGACCGAGACTGTCGACGTCGTGAAGCGGACGTTTGGGACCGCATTGCAGTTGATGTACGAGTATCCGCAATACACATACACGCAGAGTGCGGCGGCATACAACGAGTGGATGGCGGACAAGTATCCCGACATGAATGGGGAAATCAAAAAGCGCATCGATGAAGGGCGCTGGGAGATCGTGGGCGGCATGTGGGTCGAGCCGGATTTGAATATGCCGGACGGCGAGTCGCTGGTGCGGCAACTGCTGGTGGGCAAGCGCTGGTACAAGAAGGCCTACGGCGTGGATGTGCGGATCGGCTGGAATCCCGATTCATTTGGATATACATGGCAACTTCCGCAGATCTACAAGAAGAGTGGCGTCGATTATTTCGTGACGCAGAAGATGACGTGGAACGATACGAACCAGCTGCCGTTCAAGCTGTTCTGGTGGGAGTCGCCAGATGGTTCGAAGGTGCTGGCGTATTTTCCGCACGACTATGCGAATGACAATCTAAATCCGACACGGCTGTCGAGCGACATGGTGCAGGCGCGGGAGAGGGCCACCGGTATCACCGATGTGATGGATCTGTATGGAATTGGCGATCACGGCGGTGGGCCAACGCGCGCGATTCTGGATGAGGGAGCGCACTGGTCGATGCCTTCTACTCCACCGCACGTGATGCCGAAGATGCCGTTCGGGACTGCACAGAGCTACTTCACCAACGTGGAGAAGCAGATTGCTCCGGAAAGCAAGGAGTGGAATTATCAGTCGATGGCGACGGGCTATACGCCGCCGGCCGCAGTCGAAGGCAAGATTGCGATTCCCACTTGGAAGAGCGAGATGTACTTCGAATATCACCGCGGAGTGATGACCACACAGGCCAACCACAAGCGCAATATGCGTCGCAGCGAAGTGCAGGTGCTGAATGCGGAAAAGTGGGCTTCGCTGGCTTGGCTCGATGGCAAGAACTATCCGGGGAATGAACTGACGGAGGATTGGAAGAAGGTCCTGTTCAACCAATTCCACGACCTGGCAGCAGGCTCGGGCATCGGAGTGATTTACAAGGACGCGCAGAAAGATTACGACGTAGTGCGCTACTCCACGAACCAGATCAGCTCGCGCGCGATGGAGACGGTGGACGAGCGCGTGAATACGGCGGGAACCGGCACTCCGGTGGTGGTGTTCAATCCGCTGGGATGGGAGCGCTCAGGGGAAGTCGAAGTGCGCGTGCCGGGCGTGAAGGCTGGGATGAGTGCTTCGGGAGCGCAGGTTGTGGAGGTGAAGCCGGATGAGAAGACAGACTTCGCCAACGTGACGCTGCACGTCATGCGGGTTCCGGCGCTGGGTTACAAGGTCGTGTGGGTTGGCGGGCCAAAGCGTGCGGGAGAGAAGGAAGAGAGCGAAGCGGAAGCGAAGGACTCCGGCAACTCGATCACCCTGGAGAATTCGACTCTTCGCGTGGCTGTCGACAAGAAGAGCGGGTGCATCACCAGTCTGTTTGACAAGAAGGCTAACTTCGAAACGCTGGCTTCGGGTGGGTGCGGCAACCAACTGCAGTTCTTTAAAGACAATCCGAAAGACTATGACGCGTGGAACATCGATCCGGGAACGCTGGACGTAGCGCCGATGACGATCGAACATGCGGATTCGGTGGAACTGGTGAAGACCGCCGAGCCGACGATTCGCGTGACGAGCCACTTCCAGAATTCAAAGTTTGTGCAGATTTACAGCCTGACTGCGGAAGGCGACGAAGTGAATGTCGAGAATCAGTTCGACTGGCACGAAGCGCATATTCTGTTCAAGGCTGCTTTCCCGCTGGCGGCAACCGGTCCGTTTGCGACTTATGAAATTCCTTATGGGACGATCGATCGTGCAACGACGCGCAACAACTCGTGGGAGAAGGCGCAGTTCGAAGTGCCTGCGATGCGCTGGGCCGACCTCGGCGACGGCAAGCATGGTTTGTCAGTCATCAACAATACGAAGTACGGGTACGACGCAGTGGGCAACCTGCTGCGGCTGACTCTATTACGCTCGCCCAAGTGGCCTGATCCGGATGCGGATATGGGTCACCAGCACTTCCAGTACGCACTCTATCCGCACGCGGGCACATGGAAGGATGCGATGACGGTGCGACATGGCTATGAGTACAGCTATGGGCTTCACGCCGAAGCAACTATGGCCCATCCGGGTATGCTGCCTGCTTCTCATTCGTTTGCCTCCGTTACACCAGAGAATGTGGTGCTGACGGCGGTGAAGAAGGCGGAAGACGCGAAGGGGCTGATCTTCCGCGTGTATGAGTGGGCAGGCAAAGAGTCGACCGTTGAGTTCCACGTGCCTCCAGGCGCGACTGCAGCAACGGTGACCAACATGCAAGAGACGCCGGAGGGTAGCGCGCTGGCGGTAACGGGCGATGTAGTGAAGGCGCCGATTCACCCGTACGAGATTCTGACGGTGCGGGTGGATTATCCGAATGGTGGACCGAAGGAGTAA
- a CDS encoding Gfo/Idh/MocA family oxidoreductase: MTIENHDGGNGWTRRRFMQAGVAGAVVAQAAQHGLTQESPLPVVRETMINVPFQKREPRIGLIGTGGRGTSLLGNLLAANAQIVAICDVVKEKAEHAASLVVAAGQKQPQLYTDGPHHYESLVARNDVDFVIAATPWNWHAPMALAAMANGKDVAVEVPAVTSLEDCWRIVRASEETRKHCIMLENCCYGYNETLILRMVHGGEFGDLLYGEGAYLHDLRDELFSHAGEGLWRRTEHTRADGNLYPTHGLGPVANYMGIQRGDRFDYLVSMSSPQRGLDQYRKNKLKSDDPRQKERYLTGDLNTSLIKTANGLNITVKHAVSTPHPYSRINLIAGTKGIFEDYPPRIYFEGMNKDESYGTIDAWKQYEHPLWRREGEIAQKVGGHGGMDFIMIYRLLQCLREGLPPDMDVYDAAAWSSVGPLSVESVSRGSAPVDVPDFTRGKWQTRQISKIATQA, translated from the coding sequence ATGACGATCGAAAATCACGACGGCGGAAACGGTTGGACACGTCGGCGCTTCATGCAGGCGGGTGTTGCAGGCGCTGTTGTGGCGCAGGCAGCGCAGCACGGGCTTACGCAGGAATCTCCACTGCCAGTAGTGCGCGAGACGATGATCAATGTTCCGTTTCAGAAGCGTGAGCCGCGCATCGGATTGATCGGCACCGGCGGACGCGGAACGTCTCTGCTGGGCAATCTCCTCGCCGCCAACGCTCAGATCGTAGCGATATGCGACGTGGTCAAAGAGAAAGCCGAACACGCCGCGAGTCTCGTGGTAGCGGCGGGGCAAAAGCAGCCGCAGCTTTATACCGACGGCCCGCACCACTATGAATCCCTCGTCGCTCGCAACGACGTGGACTTCGTGATTGCAGCGACTCCGTGGAACTGGCACGCTCCCATGGCCCTCGCCGCTATGGCAAACGGAAAGGACGTCGCAGTTGAGGTTCCCGCCGTCACTTCTCTCGAAGATTGCTGGCGCATCGTCAGAGCATCGGAAGAAACCCGCAAGCATTGCATTATGCTTGAAAACTGCTGCTACGGATACAACGAGACGCTGATCCTGCGCATGGTGCATGGCGGCGAGTTCGGCGACCTGCTTTACGGCGAAGGAGCCTACCTTCACGACTTGCGCGACGAACTCTTCTCACATGCAGGCGAAGGCCTGTGGCGCCGGACGGAACATACGCGCGCAGACGGCAATCTGTATCCCACGCACGGCCTTGGTCCCGTAGCGAACTACATGGGCATCCAGCGCGGCGATCGTTTTGACTACCTTGTCTCCATGAGCTCACCTCAGCGAGGGCTCGATCAATATCGCAAAAACAAGTTGAAGTCGGATGACCCGCGTCAGAAAGAACGCTATCTCACTGGCGACCTCAACACGTCATTGATCAAGACAGCGAACGGGCTCAACATCACCGTCAAGCATGCTGTCTCCACGCCGCACCCCTACAGCCGCATCAACCTGATCGCTGGCACAAAGGGCATCTTCGAGGACTATCCGCCCCGCATCTACTTCGAGGGCATGAACAAGGACGAGAGCTACGGCACCATCGATGCGTGGAAACAATACGAACATCCTTTGTGGAGGCGCGAAGGCGAGATCGCACAAAAAGTCGGCGGCCACGGCGGCATGGATTTCATCATGATCTATCGCCTGTTGCAATGTCTGCGCGAGGGTCTGCCGCCCGACATGGATGTATATGACGCAGCCGCTTGGTCGTCGGTCGGTCCTCTGAGCGTTGAGTCGGTAAGCCGCGGCAGCGCTCCTGTTGATGTGCCGGACTTCACGCGTGGCAAGTGGCAAACCCGCCAAATCTCGAAGATCGCAACCCAGGCATGA
- a CDS encoding SDR family NAD(P)-dependent oxidoreductase, giving the protein MNSNADRAYAHYPSLHDRAVIVTGGASGIGASIVTHFARQGAHVAFLDVQDDAARELIGSLTAEGVSKPHYFRCDLSDISALQDCVRKVVAELGTVDVLVNNAANDQRHRTEDVTPEYWDASIAVNLKPQFFMIQAVLPAMKAAGRGSIINMSSISWMIPSTGVPVYIAAKAAIVGLTRTLAHELGPVGIRVNAVLPGAIATEKQRRLVYTPEYKAEIMASQALKRDILPEDVARLVLFLAADDSSAITNQSYVVDGGWV; this is encoded by the coding sequence GTGAATTCAAATGCAGATCGCGCTTACGCGCACTATCCGAGTCTCCACGACCGCGCAGTCATTGTTACGGGCGGAGCCAGCGGAATCGGCGCTTCGATTGTTACTCACTTTGCGCGGCAGGGCGCGCACGTGGCGTTCCTTGACGTGCAGGATGACGCGGCGAGGGAACTGATTGGTTCGCTGACAGCGGAGGGCGTTTCGAAGCCTCACTATTTCCGCTGCGATCTGAGCGATATTTCTGCTTTGCAGGATTGCGTGAGGAAGGTCGTTGCTGAGCTCGGTACTGTCGATGTCCTGGTGAATAATGCTGCGAACGATCAACGTCACAGGACTGAGGACGTCACGCCAGAATATTGGGATGCTTCGATTGCGGTCAATTTGAAACCGCAGTTTTTTATGATCCAGGCGGTATTGCCGGCGATGAAGGCTGCGGGGCGGGGAAGCATCATCAATATGTCGTCGATCTCGTGGATGATTCCGTCCACCGGGGTGCCGGTTTACATCGCTGCGAAGGCGGCGATTGTGGGACTGACGCGGACGCTGGCGCATGAGCTTGGTCCGGTGGGGATACGTGTGAATGCGGTGTTGCCGGGGGCGATTGCGACGGAGAAGCAGCGGCGCCTGGTCTACACGCCGGAGTACAAGGCGGAGATTATGGCGTCGCAGGCGTTGAAACGGGACATCCTGCCGGAGGATGTCGCGCGGCTGGTGCTGTTTCTGGCTGCAGACGATTCGAGTGCGATCACGAATCAGAGTTATGTGGTGGATGGAGGATGGGTGTAG
- a CDS encoding zinc ribbon domain-containing protein: MSQYVYHCQDCNLEFTRHLHISDLEKAEVKCPQCGSKRVGQLVSSFSAVTSKKS; the protein is encoded by the coding sequence ATGTCTCAATACGTCTACCACTGCCAGGACTGCAACTTGGAATTCACCCGGCACCTCCACATCTCCGACCTCGAGAAGGCTGAGGTCAAGTGTCCACAATGCGGCAGCAAGCGCGTCGGCCAACTGGTCTCGAGCTTCTCTGCGGTCACTTCGAAGAAAAGCTAG
- a CDS encoding M20/M25/M40 family metallo-hydrolase, translated as MNLRPAIFPLLAASLSVLSLAQNATSLSPEEKVIVAYIDANEQASNDMLQKLVDINSGTHNLEGVRAVAEIMKSQLSDLGFIVHWIPMEQVQRAGVLVAEHPCPEPGKCGKRMLLIGHMDTVFEKSSAFQTWSVNGNIATGPGVNDMKGGLVDMLFALKAMQAAGVLEKTEITIVLSGDEEAHGEPASVSRRDMIAAAKHSDVALEFEGTPRMEGVFYGSVSRRSSITWRINTTGETGHSSGIFSVRMGFGAIYELARILDAFRVQLPEENLTFNVGMVAGGTSLQVDEAGNNGTITGKDNVIAPTAYASGDIRTISNQQTARVEKKMQEIVAHHLPKTTATITFGEGYPAMAPTAESRALLAILNHANASLGFKAMPELDPMKRGAGDISFVADIIPGLAGIGATGEGAHAPGETIDLSTQPINTKRDALLMYRLSLIDQKADLRKVAAK; from the coding sequence ATGAATTTACGCCCGGCTATCTTCCCCCTGCTCGCTGCTTCGCTCAGCGTTCTCTCCCTTGCGCAAAATGCGACTTCGCTTTCCCCCGAAGAAAAAGTCATCGTCGCCTACATCGACGCCAACGAGCAGGCCTCGAACGACATGCTCCAGAAACTCGTCGACATCAACAGCGGCACGCACAACCTTGAAGGCGTGCGCGCCGTTGCCGAAATCATGAAGTCGCAACTCAGCGATCTCGGCTTCATTGTGCACTGGATTCCGATGGAGCAGGTGCAGCGCGCCGGAGTGCTGGTCGCCGAACATCCGTGCCCCGAACCCGGAAAGTGCGGCAAGCGCATGCTGCTCATCGGCCACATGGACACCGTGTTTGAAAAGTCGAGCGCCTTCCAGACCTGGAGCGTGAATGGCAACATTGCCACCGGCCCAGGCGTCAACGACATGAAGGGTGGCCTCGTCGACATGCTCTTCGCCCTCAAAGCCATGCAAGCTGCCGGTGTCCTCGAGAAGACTGAAATCACCATCGTGCTCAGCGGCGATGAAGAAGCCCACGGCGAACCTGCCTCCGTTTCTCGCCGCGACATGATCGCCGCCGCAAAACATAGCGACGTCGCACTCGAGTTCGAAGGCACGCCGCGGATGGAAGGCGTCTTCTATGGCAGCGTCAGCCGCCGCAGCAGCATCACCTGGCGCATCAACACTACCGGCGAAACCGGCCACTCCTCCGGAATCTTTTCCGTGCGCATGGGCTTCGGCGCCATCTACGAACTGGCGCGCATCCTCGATGCATTTCGCGTACAGCTACCCGAAGAGAACCTCACCTTTAACGTCGGTATGGTCGCCGGCGGCACCAGCCTGCAAGTCGACGAAGCCGGAAACAACGGCACCATCACTGGGAAAGACAACGTGATCGCGCCCACAGCCTACGCCAGCGGCGATATCCGCACCATCTCCAATCAGCAGACCGCCCGCGTCGAGAAAAAGATGCAGGAAATTGTCGCGCATCATCTTCCCAAGACGACGGCGACCATCACGTTCGGAGAAGGCTATCCCGCTATGGCGCCCACGGCAGAGAGTCGCGCTCTACTCGCGATTCTCAACCATGCGAACGCTAGTCTCGGCTTTAAAGCCATGCCAGAACTCGACCCGATGAAACGCGGCGCCGGAGATATTTCCTTTGTCGCCGATATCATTCCCGGCCTCGCAGGAATCGGTGCAACCGGCGAAGGCGCGCACGCCCCCGGCGAAACCATCGACCTCTCCACGCAGCCCATCAACACCAAGCGCGACGCCCTGCTGATGTACCGCCTGAGCCTGATCGATCAGAAGGCCGACTTAAGGAAGGTCGCCGCGAAGTAG